CCCAGGCCCTGTTTTCCAACCCCGACGTTCTGTTGCTGGACGAGCCCACCAACAACCTGGATATCAATACCATCCGTTGGCTGGAAAACGTGCTGAATGGCTATGACAGCACCATGATTATCATCAGTCACGACCGCCACTTCCTGAACCAGGTCTGCACCCATATGGCCGACCTGGATTACGGCGAACTGCGTGTCTACCCCGGCAACTATGATGATTACATGCTGGCCTCCACCCAGGCCCGTGAACGTCTGGTGGCCGTCAATGCCCGGGCCAAGGATCGTGTCATCGAACTGCAGGATTTTGTCCGCCGCTTTGCCGCCAATAAATCCAAATCGCGCCAGGCGACATCCCGCTTGAAGCAGATCGACCGCATCAAATCCGAAACCGTCCAGGTCAAGCCTTCGTCGCGCCAGAATCCTTATATTCGTTTCGAACTCAATAAGGTCCTGCACCGCCAGGCCGCCCACATCGAAGGCCTGTCGAAATCCTACGATCGGCCCATCATACGCGGGCTTAGCACCATGATCGAGGCAGGTCAGAAGATTGCCATCATTGGTGCCAACGGCGTGGGCAAGACCACGCTATTGCGTCTGCTGGCGGGTAATCTGGCCCCGGACGACGGCCAGGTGCGTTGGTCTGAAAACGCCGATAAAGGCTATATGGCGCAGGACGTATCCGATCAGTTCGATTCCGACCGGGATCTGTTTGACTGGATGACGGACTATCGCCAGGCAGGCGACGAAGATCAGTCCATCCGTGCCGTGCTGGGCCGCTTGCTGTTTTCGGGCGATGACATCACCAAGTCCGTGCGGGTGTTGTCCGGGGGCGAAAAAAACCGCATGAGCTTTGGCCGCCTGATGCTGGGGCGGCATAACGTCATGCTGATGGATGAGCCGACCAACCACCTGGATATGGAGTCCATCGAGTCGCTGCAATATGCACTGGAGCAATACCAGGGGACGCTGATCTTTGTGTCGCATGACCGCCAGTTCGTGTCGGGCATCGCCACCCGCATCATTGAAATCCTGCCGGATGGCAATCTGAATAACTATCCTGGCACCTATGACGAATATCTTGCCTCGCAGGGTATCGAGGCCTGATTGCCCATGAGGCCATGCCCAGCACACTGATTGCCCTGAGCCGCCACGAGGTCGATATTCGCAAGAGCCGGTTTCTGGTGCTGGCCGCACCAGTCGGCACCGTCCAGGCGGCCCAGGATTTTTTGGCGGCGCACCACGATCCGCAGGCCACACACAATTGCTGGGCCTGGCAGATCGGGGATCAGTATCGGTTCCATGATGATGGCGAACCCGGCGGCACGGCTGGGCGGCCTATATTGCAGGCGATTCAATCCCAGGACTGTGACCGGGTGGCGGTGCTGGTGATCCGCTGGTATGGCGGGATCAAGCTAGGAACCGGCGGGCTGGCCCGGGCTTACGGGGGCAGTGCCGCCGAATGTCTGCGCCTGGCCGATAAGCAGCTCTTGCGCGAGGAATCCCTGGTGCGCTGCACCTGCCCCTATGCCGATATGGATCGCGTCCAGGCGCGCTTGCTGGCTGCTGGCGCCCAGATTGACGCTGCCGTATTCGATGCCCAGGGCGTGGTGTGGGATTTACGCTGTGCCAAGGCGGATGTCCCTGTGATGGAGTCCCTGTACATGGACCAGACCCGTGGGCAGGGCAGTTGGACGGTGTTGTCCGCTCTGCTGTGATCAGTCTGGAATCACCCCGGTAATACGGCACTGACGGATGCGCTGATCCTGGATGGCGACCAGCAGGGCCACCAGCACCACGGCAATGATGACGCCAAAGCCCACCATGGTCGCAATCGGCCAGGACGCACTGTTCAGCGACCAGAAGACCGCCGCCGTGATCATGGCAATCCCCACCGACGTGCCAATGCGCTGTCCCGTCTGCATGATGGCGCCAGAGCTACCGGCATAATCCAGCGGTACATCCATCAAGGTCAGTGTTTGGTTGGGACTGATGACCGCCCCTTGGGCCAGGCCGATGAACGAGAGCGTCAACAGCAGCCACCAGGCACTGATCCGGCCCTGTGCTTCCAGGAAGATCA
The nucleotide sequence above comes from Castellaniella sp.. Encoded proteins:
- a CDS encoding ABC-F family ATPase; its protein translation is MISTNNLTIQFGSKPLFENVNAKFGDGNRYGLIGANGSGKSTLMKIIGGDLEASAGNVALDPGVRLGKLRQDQFAFEDQRVLDVVLMGHVEMWQTMSERDAIYANPDATEDDYMRAAELEGKFAEYDGYTAESRAGKLLLGLEIPVEQHQLPMSEIAPGWKLRVLLAQALFSNPDVLLLDEPTNNLDINTIRWLENVLNGYDSTMIIISHDRHFLNQVCTHMADLDYGELRVYPGNYDDYMLASTQARERLVAVNARAKDRVIELQDFVRRFAANKSKSRQATSRLKQIDRIKSETVQVKPSSRQNPYIRFELNKVLHRQAAHIEGLSKSYDRPIIRGLSTMIEAGQKIAIIGANGVGKTTLLRLLAGNLAPDDGQVRWSENADKGYMAQDVSDQFDSDRDLFDWMTDYRQAGDEDQSIRAVLGRLLFSGDDITKSVRVLSGGEKNRMSFGRLMLGRHNVMLMDEPTNHLDMESIESLQYALEQYQGTLIFVSHDRQFVSGIATRIIEILPDGNLNNYPGTYDEYLASQGIEA
- a CDS encoding YigZ family protein, with translation MPSTLIALSRHEVDIRKSRFLVLAAPVGTVQAAQDFLAAHHDPQATHNCWAWQIGDQYRFHDDGEPGGTAGRPILQAIQSQDCDRVAVLVIRWYGGIKLGTGGLARAYGGSAAECLRLADKQLLREESLVRCTCPYADMDRVQARLLAAGAQIDAAVFDAQGVVWDLRCAKADVPVMESLYMDQTRGQGSWTVLSALL